Proteins from a genomic interval of Leifsonia shinshuensis:
- a CDS encoding EamA family transporter has product MSSQRNRVVVGAGTQVATEVSINFGSSVAGLLIPIVGSLVVVAVRQLVTAVCVLPFYRPKRAELTWTRLWPALALGVVLAAMNLSFYEAVGRLGLGIAATIEFLGPFALALAGSRRLLDAGCAVAAAGGVVLLTATEGAIDPIGVVLALTAAASWAAYILLTRRVATRLPGLEGLSVASVVATVLTVPLALVVVDYSRIDWRVAGLLLTAGILSSAVPYSLDTFILRRITPRLYAVITAFGPVIATIFGVIVLGERFAFVQLVGIVIVCLAAGVTIATQRDHPRSDLESTAETIP; this is encoded by the coding sequence GTGAGTTCGCAGCGCAACCGGGTCGTCGTCGGAGCCGGCACCCAGGTCGCCACCGAGGTCAGCATCAACTTCGGCTCCTCGGTCGCCGGGCTGCTCATCCCGATCGTCGGCTCGCTCGTCGTGGTCGCCGTGCGGCAGCTGGTCACCGCCGTGTGCGTGCTGCCGTTCTACCGGCCGAAGCGCGCCGAGCTGACCTGGACGCGCCTCTGGCCGGCGCTCGCGCTCGGCGTGGTGCTGGCCGCGATGAACCTCAGCTTCTACGAGGCGGTCGGCCGGCTGGGCCTCGGGATCGCGGCGACGATCGAGTTCCTCGGCCCGTTCGCGCTCGCGCTCGCGGGCTCGCGACGGCTCCTGGACGCCGGCTGCGCCGTCGCGGCCGCGGGCGGAGTGGTGCTGCTCACCGCGACGGAGGGCGCCATCGACCCGATCGGCGTGGTCCTCGCCCTGACGGCGGCGGCGTCCTGGGCGGCGTACATCCTGCTGACCCGCCGGGTCGCCACCCGGCTGCCCGGGCTGGAGGGCCTCAGCGTGGCCAGTGTGGTCGCGACGGTGCTCACCGTGCCGCTGGCGCTGGTCGTCGTCGACTACAGCCGGATCGACTGGCGGGTCGCCGGGCTGCTGCTGACCGCCGGGATCCTCTCCTCGGCCGTGCCCTACAGCCTGGACACGTTCATCCTGCGGCGGATCACCCCGCGGCTCTACGCGGTCATCACCGCGTTCGGGCCGGTGATCGCCACGATCTTCGGTGTGATCGTGCTCGGCGAGCGCTTCGCGTTCGTCCAGCTCGTCGGCATCGTGATCGTCTGCCTCGCAGCCGGCGTCACCATCGCGACGCAGCGCGACCACCCGCGCTCCGACCTGGAGTCGACGGCCGAGACCATCCCCTAG
- a CDS encoding GNAT family N-acetyltransferase: MTGEVVTESVDASTWDELQTVFGSKGDASSCWCQWFKLSRSDWDAATREDTRALLHEQVEQGSPGVIARIDGEPVGWAAVEPFSAYPALGRSPITRRREGDPEDVWAVTCFVVRIEYRKRGVARALLAGALEHARERGATIVEGYPVDPEARPSLTAAERYHGTVSLFRDGGFEEVRRPSATRAIMRRTLTA; encoded by the coding sequence ATGACGGGCGAAGTGGTCACGGAATCGGTCGACGCATCGACCTGGGACGAGCTGCAGACGGTGTTCGGCAGCAAGGGCGACGCCTCCTCGTGCTGGTGCCAGTGGTTCAAGCTCAGCCGCTCCGACTGGGACGCCGCCACCCGGGAGGACACCCGGGCGCTGTTGCACGAGCAGGTCGAGCAGGGCTCCCCCGGCGTCATCGCCCGGATCGACGGCGAGCCGGTCGGCTGGGCGGCGGTGGAGCCGTTCTCCGCCTATCCCGCGCTCGGCCGCTCGCCGATCACCCGGCGGCGGGAGGGCGACCCGGAGGACGTCTGGGCGGTCACCTGCTTCGTGGTCCGGATCGAGTATCGCAAGCGCGGGGTCGCCCGCGCCCTGCTCGCCGGCGCCCTCGAGCACGCCCGCGAGCGCGGCGCGACGATCGTGGAGGGCTACCCGGTCGATCCCGAGGCCCGGCCCTCGCTCACGGCCGCCGAGCGCTACCACGGCACGGTCTCACTGTTCCGCGACGGCGGGTTCGAGGAGGTGCGGCGGCCGAGCGCCACCCGCGCGATCATGCGCAGGACGCTGACCGCCTGA
- a CDS encoding alpha/beta hydrolase — METSIIDTPAGPVAVRHTRRTARTATILLHGAAGSWTTWLPAIEAAGGADALDDLVVPDLPGWGDSPADVSSLDAPSLAWAVAATARGLGYERWRVVGHSMGGFLALELAAQEPAATESLLLVSATTLGARGDRLGRFGLLRACPGLALLLVGMRLLAASGAAAAPFVRGLDRLGLLGLMLAPLFGRPQPLTVHELAHDLRPAAFVRAVACALRYPAAERWSRIRCPVLAVHGDHDVFVGADDDARLAAIIPRFSALTLSGTGHFGHVERPRFVASVLGPR; from the coding sequence GTGGAAACCTCGATCATCGACACGCCGGCCGGTCCGGTTGCGGTGCGGCACACGCGCCGCACGGCCCGGACCGCCACGATCCTCCTGCACGGTGCGGCCGGATCGTGGACGACCTGGCTGCCGGCGATCGAGGCCGCGGGCGGCGCCGACGCGCTCGACGATCTGGTCGTGCCCGACCTGCCGGGCTGGGGCGACTCGCCTGCCGATGTGAGCAGTCTCGACGCGCCCTCGCTCGCGTGGGCCGTGGCCGCGACGGCGCGCGGGCTCGGCTACGAGCGCTGGCGGGTGGTCGGTCACTCGATGGGAGGCTTCCTGGCCCTGGAGCTCGCGGCGCAGGAGCCCGCGGCGACCGAGTCCCTGCTGCTCGTGTCGGCCACGACCCTGGGCGCCCGCGGGGACCGGCTGGGCCGGTTCGGGCTGCTGCGCGCGTGCCCGGGACTGGCGCTGCTGCTGGTGGGGATGCGGCTGCTCGCCGCCTCCGGCGCGGCCGCGGCGCCGTTCGTCCGCGGACTCGACCGGCTGGGACTCCTCGGGCTGATGCTGGCGCCGCTCTTCGGCCGGCCGCAGCCGCTCACCGTGCACGAGCTCGCCCACGATCTGCGCCCCGCAGCGTTCGTCCGGGCGGTCGCCTGCGCTCTGCGCTATCCCGCGGCCGAGCGCTGGTCGCGGATCCGCTGCCCCGTCCTCGCCGTGCACGGCGACCATGATGTGTTCGTCGGCGCCGACGACGACGCCCGGCTGGCCGCGATCATCCCGCGCTTCTCGGCACTGACGCTGTCCGGCACCGGGCACTTCGGTCACGTCGAGCGACCGCGCTTCGTCGCGAGCGTCCTGGGTCCGCGATAG
- a CDS encoding phosphoketolase — MSETSNELPATVLSNTKPQADAKPQAETKPLSDTKPQAETNPLSEEELDQLDAWWRAANYLSVGQIYLLDNPLLRRPLSRDDIKPRLLGHWGTTPGLNFVYAHLNRAIRQRDLDTIFVAGPGHGGPGVVAGAYLDGTYSEIYSGIDRTVDGMRKLFRQFSFPGGIPSHAAPETPGSIHEGGELGYALSHAYGAAFDNPNLLVAAVVGDGEAETGPLATAWHSNKFLNPKTDGVVLPILHLNGYKIANPTVLARIPESELLELMRGYGYTPYLVSGGFDGEDPREVHKRMAATLDEILDRIAEIKAAAESGDLVDRPAWPMLILRTPKGWTCPKEIDGHPAENNWRSHQVPLADARDTEAHTRLLESWLQSYRPQELFEESGAPVPLIASHAPEGDRRMSANPVANGGLLRRDLRLPDFRDYAVEVPAPGETVAEATRVLGGWLRDVMAENPHDFRLFGPDETASNRLQDVYEVTGKQWNAEYWPIDSDNHLAPSGRVMEVLSEHQCQGWLEGYLLTGRHGVLNSYEAFIHIVDSMFNQHAKWLKSARDIPWRRPVASLNYLLSSHVWRQDHNGASHQDPGFIDHVMNKKADIVRVYLPFDANTLLSTYDHCLRSVDYVNVVVAGKQPSPNWLSMPDAIAHCTRGIGVFDWAGTERDGEEPDVVLGCAGDIPTLEVLAAADILRRRLPDLAVRVVNVVDLMRLQSEGEHPHGLNDREYDALFTTDKPVIFAYHGYPWLIHRLTYRRAGHDNLHVRGYKEEGTTTTPFDMVMLNDLDRYHLVIDVLDRVPGLAAREAAFRQEMVDARLHARQYTRDHGEDIPEVAEWRWGGGARSTRIDTTGGDND; from the coding sequence GTGAGCGAGACGTCGAACGAACTCCCAGCCACTGTCCTCTCCAACACGAAGCCCCAGGCCGACGCGAAGCCCCAGGCCGAGACGAAGCCACTCTCCGACACGAAGCCCCAGGCCGAGACGAACCCACTCTCCGAAGAAGAACTCGATCAGCTCGACGCCTGGTGGCGCGCCGCCAACTACCTCTCCGTCGGCCAGATCTACCTCCTCGACAACCCGCTGCTGCGCCGTCCGCTCTCGCGCGACGACATCAAGCCGCGACTGCTCGGGCACTGGGGCACCACGCCGGGGCTCAACTTCGTCTACGCGCACCTCAACCGCGCGATCCGGCAGCGCGACCTCGACACGATCTTCGTCGCGGGTCCCGGCCACGGCGGGCCCGGCGTCGTCGCCGGCGCGTACCTCGACGGCACGTACAGCGAGATCTACAGCGGCATCGACCGCACCGTGGACGGGATGCGCAAACTCTTCCGCCAGTTCTCGTTCCCGGGCGGCATCCCGTCGCACGCGGCGCCGGAGACCCCCGGCAGCATCCACGAGGGCGGCGAGCTCGGCTACGCCCTGTCGCACGCCTACGGCGCGGCCTTCGACAACCCGAACCTGCTGGTCGCGGCCGTGGTCGGCGACGGGGAGGCCGAGACCGGTCCGCTGGCGACGGCCTGGCACTCGAACAAGTTCCTCAACCCGAAGACCGACGGCGTCGTGCTGCCGATCCTGCACCTCAACGGCTACAAGATCGCGAACCCCACCGTGCTGGCCCGCATCCCGGAGTCCGAGCTGCTGGAGCTGATGCGCGGCTACGGCTACACGCCATACCTCGTCTCCGGCGGGTTCGACGGCGAGGACCCGCGCGAGGTGCACAAGCGGATGGCCGCGACGCTCGACGAGATCCTGGACCGGATCGCCGAGATCAAGGCCGCGGCCGAGTCCGGCGACCTGGTCGACCGGCCGGCCTGGCCGATGCTCATCCTGCGCACGCCGAAGGGCTGGACCTGCCCGAAGGAGATCGACGGCCACCCGGCCGAGAACAACTGGCGCTCGCACCAGGTGCCGCTCGCCGACGCCCGCGACACCGAGGCGCACACCCGCCTGCTGGAGAGCTGGCTGCAGTCCTACCGGCCCCAGGAGCTGTTCGAGGAGTCCGGCGCGCCCGTCCCGCTGATCGCGTCGCACGCGCCGGAGGGCGACCGGAGGATGAGCGCCAACCCGGTCGCCAACGGCGGTCTGCTCCGGCGGGACCTGCGCCTGCCCGACTTCCGCGACTACGCCGTCGAGGTGCCGGCGCCGGGGGAGACCGTCGCGGAGGCCACGCGCGTCCTCGGCGGCTGGCTGCGCGACGTGATGGCCGAGAACCCGCACGACTTCCGGCTGTTCGGCCCGGACGAGACGGCCTCCAACCGGCTGCAGGACGTCTACGAGGTGACCGGCAAGCAGTGGAACGCGGAGTACTGGCCGATCGACTCCGACAACCACCTGGCGCCGAGCGGCCGGGTGATGGAGGTGCTGAGCGAGCACCAGTGCCAGGGCTGGCTCGAGGGCTACCTGCTGACCGGTCGCCACGGCGTCCTGAACTCCTACGAGGCGTTCATCCACATCGTGGACTCGATGTTCAACCAGCACGCCAAGTGGCTGAAGAGCGCGCGCGACATCCCCTGGCGGCGCCCGGTGGCGTCGCTGAACTACCTGCTCAGCTCGCATGTGTGGCGGCAGGACCACAACGGCGCTTCGCATCAGGACCCCGGGTTCATCGATCACGTGATGAACAAGAAGGCCGACATCGTCCGGGTGTACCTGCCGTTCGACGCGAACACGCTGCTCTCGACCTACGACCACTGCCTCCGGTCGGTGGACTACGTGAACGTCGTGGTCGCGGGCAAGCAGCCGTCGCCGAACTGGCTGAGCATGCCGGACGCGATCGCGCACTGCACGCGCGGCATCGGAGTGTTCGACTGGGCGGGGACCGAGCGGGACGGCGAGGAGCCGGATGTGGTGCTCGGCTGCGCGGGCGACATCCCGACGCTGGAGGTGCTGGCCGCGGCGGACATCCTGCGGCGCCGGCTGCCGGACCTCGCGGTGCGGGTCGTGAACGTGGTGGATCTGATGCGGCTGCAGAGCGAGGGCGAGCACCCGCACGGGCTGAACGACCGCGAGTACGACGCGCTGTTCACCACGGACAAGCCGGTGATCTTCGCGTACCACGGCTACCCGTGGCTGATCCACCGGCTCACCTACCGCCGGGCCGGCCACGACAACCTGCACGTCCGCGGCTACAAGGAGGAGGGGACGACGACCACGCCGTTCGACATGGTCATGCTCAACGACCTGGACCGCTACCACTTGGTGATCGACGTGCTCGACCGGGTGCCGGGACTCGCCGCACGGGAGGCCGCGTTCCGGCAGGAGATGGTGGACGCACGGCTGCACGCGCGGCAGTACACGCGGGACCACGGGGAGGACATCCCGGAGGTCGCGGAGTGGCGCTGGGGCGGGGGTGCGCGGTCCACCCGGATCGACACCACGGGCGGCGACAACGACTGA
- a CDS encoding SGNH/GDSL hydrolase family protein, with amino-acid sequence MGYSSYIAIGDSFTEGVGDDLPDGRQRGWADFVALGLALASPEPVSYANLAIRGRKLTPILTEQLDPAIAQHPQLVSLNGGGNDIMRPRVTIASVATQLIDAADRVAASGSTMLLLSGANPSRHLPMGGLLRKRGDELAVAVRELLPRDGVLFVDNWADESLEDIRYWSADRLHLNALGHARVASNVLTALGVPVPSAWGVEEVEAAPAGEPSRRTADYYRRYVLPWIGRRLTGRSSGDGRTAKIPELTVVDPASAQPL; translated from the coding sequence ATGGGCTACAGCAGTTACATCGCGATCGGCGACAGCTTCACGGAGGGCGTCGGCGACGACCTCCCGGACGGCCGGCAGCGCGGCTGGGCGGACTTCGTCGCCCTCGGGCTCGCCCTCGCCTCGCCGGAGCCGGTGAGCTACGCGAACCTGGCGATCCGCGGCCGCAAGCTCACCCCCATCCTCACCGAGCAGCTGGACCCGGCCATCGCCCAGCACCCGCAGCTCGTGAGCCTCAACGGCGGCGGCAACGACATCATGCGCCCGCGCGTCACCATCGCGTCGGTGGCGACGCAGCTCATCGACGCGGCCGACCGGGTGGCGGCCTCCGGCAGCACGATGCTGCTGCTCAGCGGCGCCAACCCGAGCCGGCACCTGCCGATGGGCGGGCTGCTGCGCAAGCGCGGCGACGAGCTCGCGGTCGCGGTGCGGGAGCTGCTCCCCCGCGACGGCGTGCTGTTCGTCGACAACTGGGCCGACGAGTCGCTGGAGGACATCCGCTACTGGTCGGCGGACCGCCTGCACCTCAACGCGCTCGGTCACGCCCGCGTGGCGAGCAACGTGCTCACGGCCCTCGGCGTGCCGGTCCCGAGCGCGTGGGGCGTGGAGGAGGTGGAGGCCGCGCCCGCGGGCGAGCCGTCCCGCCGCACCGCCGACTACTACCGCCGCTATGTGCTGCCGTGGATCGGCCGCCGGCTCACCGGCCGGTCGTCCGGCGACGGGCGGACGGCGAAGATCCCGGAGCTGACCGTGGTGGACCCGGCCTCCGCCCAGCCCCTCTAG
- a CDS encoding VOC family protein, whose protein sequence is MQKVRTFLWYDGQAEAATKHYVSLVPDSRIVSVDRLGEDGSTVLVTFELGGIEYVALDGGPLYSFTEAASLMVVCEDQAEVDRLWDGLTADGGEPGPCGWLKDRWGLSWQIVPRALLELQQDPDRERAGRANAAMLTMGKIDIAALYAAADAG, encoded by the coding sequence ATGCAGAAGGTCAGAACGTTCCTCTGGTACGACGGCCAGGCCGAAGCGGCGACGAAGCACTACGTCTCGCTCGTCCCTGATTCCCGCATCGTCAGCGTCGACCGGCTCGGCGAGGACGGCAGCACCGTCCTCGTCACCTTCGAGCTGGGCGGCATCGAGTACGTGGCGCTCGACGGCGGCCCGCTGTACTCCTTCACCGAGGCGGCCTCGCTCATGGTGGTCTGCGAGGACCAGGCGGAGGTCGATCGGCTCTGGGACGGCCTCACCGCGGACGGCGGCGAGCCGGGACCGTGCGGCTGGCTGAAGGACCGCTGGGGCCTGAGCTGGCAGATCGTGCCGCGCGCGCTGCTGGAACTGCAGCAGGACCCGGACCGCGAGCGCGCCGGACGCGCGAACGCGGCCATGCTCACGATGGGCAAGATCGACATCGCCGCCCTCTACGCGGCGGCCGACGCGGGCTGA